In Hemitrygon akajei chromosome 17, sHemAka1.3, whole genome shotgun sequence, one DNA window encodes the following:
- the lrp3 gene encoding low-density lipoprotein receptor-related protein 3 isoform X1, translated as MAAERRPTLLGFGLLFGTAGLFFLGGAECSGMAACHGKLEPRKEERGVISSPSWPISYPPAINCSWYIQGNYGDIITISFQNFDLESSHKCSLDWLIIGPASDREEHRLCGSHIPQPFISTRDHVWISFHSDRSSSGHARGFRLSYVRGKLSQDQCKSDEFLCRNGKCILSAWRCNRMYECGDGSDEQECQLPPTPTAPFACPDGMFRCTVRGRARCLPVEARCDSSQDCDEGVDEANCPDISCGKRLGNFYGSFASPDFLRWQREGAALDCTWVVDTQDSRHLVLQLTLQLSYNDWVRVYDGTAVDFRRLLGEANFRNNRRPITVETSGGQMTVSYHAEPGSVGHGFNATYQVKGYCLPQEHPCGQDGGCYAEDQRCDGWWQCPNGKDEEGCGRCGQGEYPCDSTSSMCYPPSGRCNNRKNCPTGTDEYNCFTCQPGNFHCGSQTCVFEEWRCDGQEDCPDGSDEQNCLVVVPRKVITAALIGSLVCGLLLVIALGCAFKLYSLRSREYRAFDTPMTRLEADIVQREAPPSYGQLIAQGLIPPVDDFPIYNPSQVSVLQNIRTAVRRQIRRHSMRRGAAEGRLARLWNRLFRRPRGWGLIPLLTPTSSTPSSGELVPGGQRGAGMEPDSDTDTETRRQVSEARGAAGIGSSTVTRHTVPKSASPPSLGGRPECQTAQPRPSSSDEVSSADLQSSLEQCAVEPCGPDPGPAASNQCPTACAHLVRPGRARVMSLGSVRLTVYEVCYTPPPHCQCDPSMGPAPSVHRSPDCPAERPSSFSVAHHKPSSQPSQAEPSLQNPLRPPNPLGQEH; from the exons ctggtttATTCTTCCTGGGAGGAGCAGAATGTTCCGGAATGG CTGCCTGTCATGGAAAACTTGAGCCTCGCAAAGAAGAGCGTGGAGTCATCTCTAGCCCCTCCTGGCCCATCAGCTACCCCCCGGCCATTAACTGCAGCTGGTACATCCAGGGTAACTATGGAGATATCATCACCATCAG TTTTCAGAACTTTGACTTGGAGAGTTCACACAAGTGCTCATTGGACTGGTTGATAATTGGCCCAGCCTCTGATCGAGAGGAGCACCGACTGTGTGGCTCCCACATTCCTCAGCCCTTCATCTCCACTCGGGACCATGTCTGGATCTCCTTCCATTCCGACCGCTCCAGCTCCGGGCATGCCCGTGGATTCCGGCTCTCTTATGTCCGAG gGAAGTTGTCACAGGACCAGTGCAAGTCTGACGAGTTTTTGTGCCGGAACGGCAAGTGTATCCTCAGTGCCTGGCGTTGCAACCGGATGTATGAGTGTGGAGATGGCTCCGATGAGCAGGAATGCCAGCTGCCCCCTACCCCGACTGCACCGTTCGCCTGCCCTGATGGAATGTTCCGGTGCACGGTCAGGGGCAGGGCACGGTGCCTCCCGGTTGAAGCACGGTGTGACAGCAGCCAGGACTGTGACGAGGGGGTGGACGAAGCGAACTGCCCCGACATAAGCTGCGGCAAGAGACTGGGCAATTTCTACGGGTCATTTGCCTCTCCGGACTTCCTGCGCTGGCAGCGGGAGGGGGCGGCGCTGGATTGCACATGGGTGGTGGACACACAGGACAGCAGACACCTGGTGCTGCAGCTTACTCTACAGCTCTCCTACAACGACTGGGTCCGTGTATACGACGGCACTGCAGTCGACTTCCGCCGGCTGCTGGGCGAGGCCAACTTCCGTAACAACCGAAGGCCCATTACTGTGGAGACGTCTGGTGGACAGATGACTGTCTCCTACCATGCCGAGCCGGGCAGCGTGGGGCACGGCTTTAATGCCACCTACCAGGTGAAGGGATACTGCCTACCACAAGAGCATCCATGCGGGCAGGATGGAGGGTGTTACGCTGAGGACCAGCGCTGCGACGGCTGGTGGCAGTGCCCCAATGGGAAGGATGAGGAGGGGTGTGGGCGCTGTGGGCAGGGCGAGTACCCCTGTGACAGCACTAGCAGCATGTGCTATCCTCCCAGCGGCCGCTGCAACAACCGTAAGAACTGCCCCACCGGCACCGACGAATACAATTGCTTCACCTGTCAGCCTGGCAATTTCCACTGCGGCAGCCAGACCTGCGTTTTTGAAGAGTGGCGCTGTGATGGTCAGGAGGACTGCCCTGATGGCAGTGATGAGCAGAACTGCCTGGTGGTGGTACCCCGGAAGGTGATCACCGCCGCCCTCATCGGCAGCCTGGTGTGTGGGCTGCTGCTAGTCATTGCCCTGGGCTGTGCCTTCAAACTCTACTCCCTACGTAGCCGCGAGTACAG GGCCTTTGACACCCCAATGACCCGTCTGGAGGCAGACATCGTGCAGCGAGAGGCTCCTCCTTCCTATGGTCAGCTGATTGCCCAGGGACTCATCCCCCCTGTCGATGACTTTCCCATCTATAACCCCTCTCAG GTGTCGGTTCTGCAGAATATTCGCACAGCCGTGCGGCGTCAGATACGGCGCCACTCCATGCGCAGGGGCGCAGCCGAGGGGAGGCTCGCCCGGCTCTGGAACCGGCTCTTCCGGAGACCGAGGGGCTGGGGTCTCATCCCTCTACTGACGCCCACCTCTAGCACCCCGTCCAGTGGGGAATTGGTGCCCGGCGGCCAAAGGGGAGCAGGAATGGAGCCcgactcagacacagacacagagacccgTCGGCAAGTGAGCGAGGCAAGAGGGGCTGCGGGCATTGGCTCGTCCACGGTGACACGGCACACGGTGCCAAAGTCTGCCTCGCCCCCCAGTCTGGGAGGCAGGCCAGAGTGCCAGACTGCACAGCCAAGGCCCTCCAGTTCTGATGAGGTATCAAGTGCTGACCTGCAGTCCTCCCTAGAGCAGTGTGCAGTGGAGCCATGTGGCCCCGACCCGGGGCCAGCTGCCAGTAACCAGTGTCCCACTGCCTGTGCCCATCTGGTCCGCCCTGGCCGTGCCAGGGTCATGAGCCTGGGCTCAGTGCGCCTGACCGTCTATGAGGTTTGTTACACCCCCCCACCGCACTGTCAGTGTGATCCCAGCATGGGCCCTGCTCCATCTGTACACAGGAGCCCGGACTGTCCAGCGGAGAGACCCTCCTCCTTCTCCGTGGCCCACCACAAACCCTCCTCACAACCCTCACAGGCAGAGCCTTCCCTCCAGAACCCTTTACGACCACCAAACCCTCTGGGCCAGGAGCACTGA
- the lrp3 gene encoding low-density lipoprotein receptor-related protein 3 isoform X2: MAAERRPTLLGFGLLFGTAACHGKLEPRKEERGVISSPSWPISYPPAINCSWYIQGNYGDIITISFQNFDLESSHKCSLDWLIIGPASDREEHRLCGSHIPQPFISTRDHVWISFHSDRSSSGHARGFRLSYVRGKLSQDQCKSDEFLCRNGKCILSAWRCNRMYECGDGSDEQECQLPPTPTAPFACPDGMFRCTVRGRARCLPVEARCDSSQDCDEGVDEANCPDISCGKRLGNFYGSFASPDFLRWQREGAALDCTWVVDTQDSRHLVLQLTLQLSYNDWVRVYDGTAVDFRRLLGEANFRNNRRPITVETSGGQMTVSYHAEPGSVGHGFNATYQVKGYCLPQEHPCGQDGGCYAEDQRCDGWWQCPNGKDEEGCGRCGQGEYPCDSTSSMCYPPSGRCNNRKNCPTGTDEYNCFTCQPGNFHCGSQTCVFEEWRCDGQEDCPDGSDEQNCLVVVPRKVITAALIGSLVCGLLLVIALGCAFKLYSLRSREYRAFDTPMTRLEADIVQREAPPSYGQLIAQGLIPPVDDFPIYNPSQVSVLQNIRTAVRRQIRRHSMRRGAAEGRLARLWNRLFRRPRGWGLIPLLTPTSSTPSSGELVPGGQRGAGMEPDSDTDTETRRQVSEARGAAGIGSSTVTRHTVPKSASPPSLGGRPECQTAQPRPSSSDEVSSADLQSSLEQCAVEPCGPDPGPAASNQCPTACAHLVRPGRARVMSLGSVRLTVYEVCYTPPPHCQCDPSMGPAPSVHRSPDCPAERPSSFSVAHHKPSSQPSQAEPSLQNPLRPPNPLGQEH, from the exons CTGCCTGTCATGGAAAACTTGAGCCTCGCAAAGAAGAGCGTGGAGTCATCTCTAGCCCCTCCTGGCCCATCAGCTACCCCCCGGCCATTAACTGCAGCTGGTACATCCAGGGTAACTATGGAGATATCATCACCATCAG TTTTCAGAACTTTGACTTGGAGAGTTCACACAAGTGCTCATTGGACTGGTTGATAATTGGCCCAGCCTCTGATCGAGAGGAGCACCGACTGTGTGGCTCCCACATTCCTCAGCCCTTCATCTCCACTCGGGACCATGTCTGGATCTCCTTCCATTCCGACCGCTCCAGCTCCGGGCATGCCCGTGGATTCCGGCTCTCTTATGTCCGAG gGAAGTTGTCACAGGACCAGTGCAAGTCTGACGAGTTTTTGTGCCGGAACGGCAAGTGTATCCTCAGTGCCTGGCGTTGCAACCGGATGTATGAGTGTGGAGATGGCTCCGATGAGCAGGAATGCCAGCTGCCCCCTACCCCGACTGCACCGTTCGCCTGCCCTGATGGAATGTTCCGGTGCACGGTCAGGGGCAGGGCACGGTGCCTCCCGGTTGAAGCACGGTGTGACAGCAGCCAGGACTGTGACGAGGGGGTGGACGAAGCGAACTGCCCCGACATAAGCTGCGGCAAGAGACTGGGCAATTTCTACGGGTCATTTGCCTCTCCGGACTTCCTGCGCTGGCAGCGGGAGGGGGCGGCGCTGGATTGCACATGGGTGGTGGACACACAGGACAGCAGACACCTGGTGCTGCAGCTTACTCTACAGCTCTCCTACAACGACTGGGTCCGTGTATACGACGGCACTGCAGTCGACTTCCGCCGGCTGCTGGGCGAGGCCAACTTCCGTAACAACCGAAGGCCCATTACTGTGGAGACGTCTGGTGGACAGATGACTGTCTCCTACCATGCCGAGCCGGGCAGCGTGGGGCACGGCTTTAATGCCACCTACCAGGTGAAGGGATACTGCCTACCACAAGAGCATCCATGCGGGCAGGATGGAGGGTGTTACGCTGAGGACCAGCGCTGCGACGGCTGGTGGCAGTGCCCCAATGGGAAGGATGAGGAGGGGTGTGGGCGCTGTGGGCAGGGCGAGTACCCCTGTGACAGCACTAGCAGCATGTGCTATCCTCCCAGCGGCCGCTGCAACAACCGTAAGAACTGCCCCACCGGCACCGACGAATACAATTGCTTCACCTGTCAGCCTGGCAATTTCCACTGCGGCAGCCAGACCTGCGTTTTTGAAGAGTGGCGCTGTGATGGTCAGGAGGACTGCCCTGATGGCAGTGATGAGCAGAACTGCCTGGTGGTGGTACCCCGGAAGGTGATCACCGCCGCCCTCATCGGCAGCCTGGTGTGTGGGCTGCTGCTAGTCATTGCCCTGGGCTGTGCCTTCAAACTCTACTCCCTACGTAGCCGCGAGTACAG GGCCTTTGACACCCCAATGACCCGTCTGGAGGCAGACATCGTGCAGCGAGAGGCTCCTCCTTCCTATGGTCAGCTGATTGCCCAGGGACTCATCCCCCCTGTCGATGACTTTCCCATCTATAACCCCTCTCAG GTGTCGGTTCTGCAGAATATTCGCACAGCCGTGCGGCGTCAGATACGGCGCCACTCCATGCGCAGGGGCGCAGCCGAGGGGAGGCTCGCCCGGCTCTGGAACCGGCTCTTCCGGAGACCGAGGGGCTGGGGTCTCATCCCTCTACTGACGCCCACCTCTAGCACCCCGTCCAGTGGGGAATTGGTGCCCGGCGGCCAAAGGGGAGCAGGAATGGAGCCcgactcagacacagacacagagacccgTCGGCAAGTGAGCGAGGCAAGAGGGGCTGCGGGCATTGGCTCGTCCACGGTGACACGGCACACGGTGCCAAAGTCTGCCTCGCCCCCCAGTCTGGGAGGCAGGCCAGAGTGCCAGACTGCACAGCCAAGGCCCTCCAGTTCTGATGAGGTATCAAGTGCTGACCTGCAGTCCTCCCTAGAGCAGTGTGCAGTGGAGCCATGTGGCCCCGACCCGGGGCCAGCTGCCAGTAACCAGTGTCCCACTGCCTGTGCCCATCTGGTCCGCCCTGGCCGTGCCAGGGTCATGAGCCTGGGCTCAGTGCGCCTGACCGTCTATGAGGTTTGTTACACCCCCCCACCGCACTGTCAGTGTGATCCCAGCATGGGCCCTGCTCCATCTGTACACAGGAGCCCGGACTGTCCAGCGGAGAGACCCTCCTCCTTCTCCGTGGCCCACCACAAACCCTCCTCACAACCCTCACAGGCAGAGCCTTCCCTCCAGAACCCTTTACGACCACCAAACCCTCTGGGCCAGGAGCACTGA